In Oncorhynchus kisutch isolate 150728-3 linkage group LG7, Okis_V2, whole genome shotgun sequence, one DNA window encodes the following:
- the dlst gene encoding dihydrolipoyllysine-residue succinyltransferase component of 2-oxoglutarate dehydrogenase complex, mitochondrial isoform X1, translating into MLSHSRCVTRNVSRFIAVISQGNNVLARQAVSVVLDSAREGSDLLLSSAPGLSASRSVTVNNPAKCGARSSVFQIRYFKTSSACRNEVITVKTPAFAESVTEGDVRWEKAVGDSVKEDEVVCEIETDKTSVQVPSPAAGVIEELLVPDGEKVEGGQALFKLRKGAVAAQAAEAPAAVAAPPPPAAATPPSFAASAVGPIPTTMPSVPPVPGAAISATPVSAIKPTAAPAAVADGRGIPARTEHRVKMNRMRLRIAQRLKEAQNTCAMLTTFNEVDMSNISEMRKAYKDTFLKKHNIKLGFMSAFVKASAYALMDQPSVNGVIDDTTKEVVYRDYVDISVAVATPKGLVVPVIRGVEGMNFADIEKTINELGEKARKNELAVEDMDGGTFTISNGGVFGSMFGTPIINPPQSAILGMHGIFDRPVAIGGKVEIRPMMYVALTYDHRLIDGREAVTFLRKIKAVVEDPRVLLLAL; encoded by the exons ATGTTATCCCACTCCCGGTGTGTCACCCGGAATGTTAGCCGTTTTATCGCTGTCATTAGTCAG GGAAACAATGTATTGGCACGGCAGGCTGTGTCAG TCGTTTTAGATTCTGCACGAGAAGGGAGTGATTTACTGTTGTCATCTGCTCCAGGACTGTCAGCTAGCCGTAGTGTCACAGTCAACAACCCAGC GAAATGCGGAGCCAGGTCCAGCGTCTTCCAAATCAGATACTTCAAGACGTCTTCAGCTTGCA GGAATGAAGTTATCACAGTAAAGACACCTGCATTTGCGGAGTCAGTCACAGAGGGGGATGTGAGGTGGGAGAAAG CGGTTGGTGACTCTGTCAAAGAGGATGAGGTGGTTTGTGAGATTGAGACGGACAAG ACATCAGTGCAGGTGCCGTCTCCTGCTGCTGGGGTGATTGAGGAGCTACTGGTCCCTGATGGGGAGAAGGTCGAGGGAGGACAGGCTCTCTTCAAACTCCGGAAAGGAG CTGTTGCTGCCCAAGCTGCAGAGGccccagcagcagtagcagctcCTCCACCCCCTGCTGCTGCCACACCTCCATCCTTTGCTGCCTCTGCAGTGGGCCCCATCCCCACCACAATGCCATCCGTGCCACCCGTGCCAGGAGCTGCCATCTCTGCCACACCAg tTTCAGCCATCAAACCCACTGCTGCCCCAGCCGCTGTTGCAGATGGAAGGGGGATACCAGCCAGGACAGAGCACAGG GTGAAGATGAACCGTATGCGTCTGAGAATCGCCCAGAGACTGAAGGAAGCCCAGAACACCTGCGCTATGTTGACAACATTTAATGAGGTCGACATGAG CAACATCAGTGAGATGAGGAAAGCCTACAAAGACACTTTCCTGAAGAAACACAACATCAAGCTGGGCTTCATGTCTGCATTTGTCAAGGCTTCAGCATACGCTCTGATGGACCAACCTTCCGTCAACGGAG TAATTGATGACACCACCAAAGAGGTTGTGTACAGGGACTACGTGGACATCAGTGTGGCTGTAGCAACACCAAAG GGCCTGGTGGTGCCTGTGATCCGTGGGGTGGAGGGAATGAACTTCGCTGACATCGAGAAGACCATCAACGAGCTGGGGGAGAAA GCCCGTAAGAATGAGCTGGCCGTGGAAGACATGGATGGCGGCACCTTCACCATCAGCAACGGTGGCGTATTTGGGTCAATGTTTGGCACACCTATCATCAACCCTCCGCAGTCTGCCATCCTTGGCATGCATGGCATCTTCGACAGGCCAGTGGCCATCGGGGGCAAG GTGGAGATCCGCCCCATGATGTACGTGGCTCTGACATATGACCATCGGCTCATCGATGGCAGAGAGGCAGTCACCTTCCTGCGTAAGATCAAGGCAGTGGTAGAAGACCCCAGAGTGCTGCTCCTGGCCTTGTGA
- the dlst gene encoding dihydrolipoyllysine-residue succinyltransferase component of 2-oxoglutarate dehydrogenase complex, mitochondrial isoform X2 encodes MLSHSRCVTRNVSRFIAVISQGNNVLARQAVSGLSASRSVTVNNPAKCGARSSVFQIRYFKTSSACRNEVITVKTPAFAESVTEGDVRWEKAVGDSVKEDEVVCEIETDKTSVQVPSPAAGVIEELLVPDGEKVEGGQALFKLRKGAVAAQAAEAPAAVAAPPPPAAATPPSFAASAVGPIPTTMPSVPPVPGAAISATPVSAIKPTAAPAAVADGRGIPARTEHRVKMNRMRLRIAQRLKEAQNTCAMLTTFNEVDMSNISEMRKAYKDTFLKKHNIKLGFMSAFVKASAYALMDQPSVNGVIDDTTKEVVYRDYVDISVAVATPKGLVVPVIRGVEGMNFADIEKTINELGEKARKNELAVEDMDGGTFTISNGGVFGSMFGTPIINPPQSAILGMHGIFDRPVAIGGKVEIRPMMYVALTYDHRLIDGREAVTFLRKIKAVVEDPRVLLLAL; translated from the exons ATGTTATCCCACTCCCGGTGTGTCACCCGGAATGTTAGCCGTTTTATCGCTGTCATTAGTCAG GGAAACAATGTATTGGCACGGCAGGCTGTGTCAG GACTGTCAGCTAGCCGTAGTGTCACAGTCAACAACCCAGC GAAATGCGGAGCCAGGTCCAGCGTCTTCCAAATCAGATACTTCAAGACGTCTTCAGCTTGCA GGAATGAAGTTATCACAGTAAAGACACCTGCATTTGCGGAGTCAGTCACAGAGGGGGATGTGAGGTGGGAGAAAG CGGTTGGTGACTCTGTCAAAGAGGATGAGGTGGTTTGTGAGATTGAGACGGACAAG ACATCAGTGCAGGTGCCGTCTCCTGCTGCTGGGGTGATTGAGGAGCTACTGGTCCCTGATGGGGAGAAGGTCGAGGGAGGACAGGCTCTCTTCAAACTCCGGAAAGGAG CTGTTGCTGCCCAAGCTGCAGAGGccccagcagcagtagcagctcCTCCACCCCCTGCTGCTGCCACACCTCCATCCTTTGCTGCCTCTGCAGTGGGCCCCATCCCCACCACAATGCCATCCGTGCCACCCGTGCCAGGAGCTGCCATCTCTGCCACACCAg tTTCAGCCATCAAACCCACTGCTGCCCCAGCCGCTGTTGCAGATGGAAGGGGGATACCAGCCAGGACAGAGCACAGG GTGAAGATGAACCGTATGCGTCTGAGAATCGCCCAGAGACTGAAGGAAGCCCAGAACACCTGCGCTATGTTGACAACATTTAATGAGGTCGACATGAG CAACATCAGTGAGATGAGGAAAGCCTACAAAGACACTTTCCTGAAGAAACACAACATCAAGCTGGGCTTCATGTCTGCATTTGTCAAGGCTTCAGCATACGCTCTGATGGACCAACCTTCCGTCAACGGAG TAATTGATGACACCACCAAAGAGGTTGTGTACAGGGACTACGTGGACATCAGTGTGGCTGTAGCAACACCAAAG GGCCTGGTGGTGCCTGTGATCCGTGGGGTGGAGGGAATGAACTTCGCTGACATCGAGAAGACCATCAACGAGCTGGGGGAGAAA GCCCGTAAGAATGAGCTGGCCGTGGAAGACATGGATGGCGGCACCTTCACCATCAGCAACGGTGGCGTATTTGGGTCAATGTTTGGCACACCTATCATCAACCCTCCGCAGTCTGCCATCCTTGGCATGCATGGCATCTTCGACAGGCCAGTGGCCATCGGGGGCAAG GTGGAGATCCGCCCCATGATGTACGTGGCTCTGACATATGACCATCGGCTCATCGATGGCAGAGAGGCAGTCACCTTCCTGCGTAAGATCAAGGCAGTGGTAGAAGACCCCAGAGTGCTGCTCCTGGCCTTGTGA
- the LOC109893943 gene encoding ribosomal protein S6 kinase delta-1-like isoform X1, with protein MAKRDYLVEAAKQIRMALDREVNEDYEAAFSYYKNGVDLLLNGVQVDPNKERREAVKRKTTQYLKRAEEIFISHLQDNLGKGNSHLGGYSSLRFRPIRHLSSPVEDLEMCKVVGIIDKVLIVQSLITKENFVVKSLPKSSWESRGQPTIIPQGVPFMVKLLRYYVSEDAVYLHLEHVQGGKLFSKLHKVRNDRAKEHPECSSPSQHRIKLKNSYTSPTISSDYQQNDRGGTEKTSLLETENEESSDTDSPAFWLEAQHRLESCRTHSYCEETGCLQNNSRSAGPHTPATQLSLSRSDTRPHIHPAGLSQCLHSKTQDKPALCGHPCIDQAPDVTSEPSRKATGTEKMESILNFNIVWKSDLTRNCESPAPYAGTCTDSDIAAGKSVPQTTQTSSGGTGSTVNFKNPTISLYSQKSYVPNTLQLPLHNQSQVSERATLTSNGSHRDSVSGRELENTVSMVTDTHQGRGKEKVNHHIEESMVNSVTRDTETPQPGRAVCPSTIDKLKLMRTSSGNSHPPSVPHCHSTGTQLGTQPGTALALTGVKYQVGPPGREPGEEVEEGWELLSPVSKDLPREKGSLCYPNTPDPTGASPQCRKGDMDAFLKSEESDGQDEDQIIEVDGWCHLPKFPAKASRGRDRARQSSWGLPEAEVRLLGAQILLALESLHQQGVVCRDLNPKNILLTSNGKVCLTFFGQWSEVQSEINSKAMDQMYCAPEIGGVSKITEACDWWSLGALLIELLTGMPLWQFHPAGVHSHTQLLIPDHLSTAAASLLTELLQFDPGYRLGSGGGGVSDIKCHPFFNGVSWKALSS; from the exons ATGGCCAAGAGAGACTACCTGGTGGAGGCAGCCAAGCAGATCCGCATGGCTCTGGACAGGGAGGTCAATGAAGACTATGAGGCTGCCTTCAGCTACTACAAGAACGGGGTTGACCTGCTGCTCAATGGAGTTCAAG TGGACCCTAACAAGGAGCGTCGGGAGGCAGTGAAGAGGAAGACTACTCAGTATCTAAAGAGGGCCGAGGAAATCTTTATCTCCCACCTGCAGGACAACCTGGGGAAGGGGAACTCTCACTTAGGG GGTTACAGTAGTCTGAGATTCCGGCCAATCAGACACCTGAGCTCCCCAGTGGAGGATCTGGAGATGTGTAAAGTGGTGGGGATCATCGATAAG GTCTTGATTGTCCAAAGCCTGATTACCAAGGAGAACTTTGTTGTTAAA AGCCTGCCCAAGTCGAGCTGGGAGAGCCGGGGCCAGCCCACTATCATCCCCCAGGGCGTCCCCTTCATGGTGAAGCTGCTGAGGTACTATGTCAGTGAGGATGCTGTGTACCTGCATCTGGAGCATGTTCAAG GTGGGAAGCTTTTCTCTAAACTTCACAAAGTCAGGAACGACCGAGCCAAAGAGCACCCAGAATGCTCCAGTCCCAGCCAGCACAGGATCAAACTGAAGAACAGCTACACCTCCCCTACCATCAGCTCAGACTACCAGCAGAATGACAGAGGGGGCACAGAGAAAACCTCTCTCCTGGAGACGGAGAACGAGGAGAGTTCAGACACAGACTCCCCGGCATTCTGGCTCGAGGCTCAGCATCGTCTAGAAAGCTGTAGGACCCACTCCTACTGCGAGGAGACAGGCTGCCTGCAGAACAACTCCAGGTCTGCAGGTCCACACACTCCGGCGACACAGCTCTCCTTATCTAGGTCAGACACCAGGCCCCATATCCATCCAGCAGGCCTCAGTCAGTGTTTGCACTCTAAAACTCAGGACAAACCTGCTCTCTGTGGTCATCCGTGTATCGATCAGGCCCCTGATGTCACCTCTGAGCCCTCTAGGAAGGCCACTGGAACAGAAAAAatggaatccattttgaatttcaACATTGTGTGGAAGTCTGATCTGACTCGTAACTGTGAAAGTCCAGCCCCCTATGCAGGGACTTGTACTGACTCAGATATAGCTGCAGGTAAATCTGTACCTCAAACAACTCAGACCTCTTCTGGTGGTACAGGGTCAACAGTGAACTTCAAGAATCCTACTATCAGTTTATATTCACAGAAAAGTTACGTTCCCAATACATTGCAATTACCCCTCCATAATCAAAGTCAGGTTAGTGAGAGAGCAACTTTGACCTCCAATGGCTCTCACCGAGACAGTGTTTCAGGTAGAGAACTTGAGAACACTGTGAGCAtggtgacagacacacaccagggtagagggaaggagaaggtAAACCATCACATTGAGGAGAGCATGGTGAATTCAGTAACCAGGGACACAGAGACTCCCCAGCCTGGCAGAGCTGTGTGTCCCTCTACAATAGACAAGCTTAAGCTCATGAGGACATCCTCAGGGAACTCTCACCCCCCCTCAGTCCCTCACTGTCACAGTACTGGGACACAGCTGGGGACCCAGCCAGGCACTGCTCTGGCTCTCACAGGGGTGAAGTATCAGGTGGGGCCTCCTGGCAGAGAGccaggggaggaggtggaggagggctgGGAGCTGCTGAGCCCTGTGAGTAAGGACCTCCCCCGAGAGAAAGGATCACTATGTTACCCCAACACCCCTGACCCCACAGGGGCCTCCCCACAGTGCCGGAAGGGGGACATGGATGCTTTCCTAAAGTCAGAGGAATCGGATGGACAGGATGAGGATCAAATCATTGAGGTGGATGGCTGGTGCCACCTACCCAAGTTCCCAGCCAAGGCctccagagggagagacagggccaGGCAAAGTAGCTGGGGGCTACCTGAGGCAGAGGTGCGTCTGTTGGGGGCTCAGATCCTCCTGGCCCTGGAGAGTCTTCACCAGCAAGGTGTGGTGTGCCGAGACCTCAACCCAAAGAATATCCTGCTCACGAGTAATG GAAAGGTCTGCCTGACATTCTTTGGCCAGTGGAGTGAAGTTCAGTCAGAAATCAACTCTAAAGCTATGGACCAGATGTACTGTGCCCCAG AGATTGGAGGTGTGTCCAAAATCACAGAGGCTTGTGACTGGTGGAGTCTGGGGGCATTGCTGATTGAACTTCTTACTGGAATG CCCCTGTGGCAGTTCCACCCAGCCGGGGTGCATTCTCACACCCAGCTCCTGATCCCAGACCACCTGAGTACTGCAGCCGCCTCCCTGCTCACTGAG CTGCTGCAGTTTGATCCTGGTTATCGTTTGGGCTCTGGAGGCGGTGGTGTGAGTGACATCAAGTGTCACCCCTTCTTCAATGGTGTCTCCTGGAAGGCACTGTCAAGTTAA
- the LOC109893943 gene encoding uncharacterized protein LOC109893943 isoform X2 produces the protein MVKLLRYYVSEDAVYLHLEHVQGGKLFSKLHKVRNDRAKEHPECSSPSQHRIKLKNSYTSPTISSDYQQNDRGGTEKTSLLETENEESSDTDSPAFWLEAQHRLESCRTHSYCEETGCLQNNSRSAGPHTPATQLSLSRSDTRPHIHPAGLSQCLHSKTQDKPALCGHPCIDQAPDVTSEPSRKATGTEKMESILNFNIVWKSDLTRNCESPAPYAGTCTDSDIAAGKSVPQTTQTSSGGTGSTVNFKNPTISLYSQKSYVPNTLQLPLHNQSQVSERATLTSNGSHRDSVSGRELENTVSMVTDTHQGRGKEKVNHHIEESMVNSVTRDTETPQPGRAVCPSTIDKLKLMRTSSGNSHPPSVPHCHSTGTQLGTQPGTALALTGVKYQVGPPGREPGEEVEEGWELLSPVSKDLPREKGSLCYPNTPDPTGASPQCRKGDMDAFLKSEESDGQDEDQIIEVDGWCHLPKFPAKASRGRDRARQSSWGLPEAEVRLLGAQILLALESLHQQGVVCRDLNPKNILLTSNGKVCLTFFGQWSEVQSEINSKAMDQMYCAPEIGGVSKITEACDWWSLGALLIELLTGMPLWQFHPAGVHSHTQLLIPDHLSTAAASLLTELLQFDPGYRLGSGGGGVSDIKCHPFFNGVSWKALSS, from the exons ATGGTGAAGCTGCTGAGGTACTATGTCAGTGAGGATGCTGTGTACCTGCATCTGGAGCATGTTCAAG GTGGGAAGCTTTTCTCTAAACTTCACAAAGTCAGGAACGACCGAGCCAAAGAGCACCCAGAATGCTCCAGTCCCAGCCAGCACAGGATCAAACTGAAGAACAGCTACACCTCCCCTACCATCAGCTCAGACTACCAGCAGAATGACAGAGGGGGCACAGAGAAAACCTCTCTCCTGGAGACGGAGAACGAGGAGAGTTCAGACACAGACTCCCCGGCATTCTGGCTCGAGGCTCAGCATCGTCTAGAAAGCTGTAGGACCCACTCCTACTGCGAGGAGACAGGCTGCCTGCAGAACAACTCCAGGTCTGCAGGTCCACACACTCCGGCGACACAGCTCTCCTTATCTAGGTCAGACACCAGGCCCCATATCCATCCAGCAGGCCTCAGTCAGTGTTTGCACTCTAAAACTCAGGACAAACCTGCTCTCTGTGGTCATCCGTGTATCGATCAGGCCCCTGATGTCACCTCTGAGCCCTCTAGGAAGGCCACTGGAACAGAAAAAatggaatccattttgaatttcaACATTGTGTGGAAGTCTGATCTGACTCGTAACTGTGAAAGTCCAGCCCCCTATGCAGGGACTTGTACTGACTCAGATATAGCTGCAGGTAAATCTGTACCTCAAACAACTCAGACCTCTTCTGGTGGTACAGGGTCAACAGTGAACTTCAAGAATCCTACTATCAGTTTATATTCACAGAAAAGTTACGTTCCCAATACATTGCAATTACCCCTCCATAATCAAAGTCAGGTTAGTGAGAGAGCAACTTTGACCTCCAATGGCTCTCACCGAGACAGTGTTTCAGGTAGAGAACTTGAGAACACTGTGAGCAtggtgacagacacacaccagggtagagggaaggagaaggtAAACCATCACATTGAGGAGAGCATGGTGAATTCAGTAACCAGGGACACAGAGACTCCCCAGCCTGGCAGAGCTGTGTGTCCCTCTACAATAGACAAGCTTAAGCTCATGAGGACATCCTCAGGGAACTCTCACCCCCCCTCAGTCCCTCACTGTCACAGTACTGGGACACAGCTGGGGACCCAGCCAGGCACTGCTCTGGCTCTCACAGGGGTGAAGTATCAGGTGGGGCCTCCTGGCAGAGAGccaggggaggaggtggaggagggctgGGAGCTGCTGAGCCCTGTGAGTAAGGACCTCCCCCGAGAGAAAGGATCACTATGTTACCCCAACACCCCTGACCCCACAGGGGCCTCCCCACAGTGCCGGAAGGGGGACATGGATGCTTTCCTAAAGTCAGAGGAATCGGATGGACAGGATGAGGATCAAATCATTGAGGTGGATGGCTGGTGCCACCTACCCAAGTTCCCAGCCAAGGCctccagagggagagacagggccaGGCAAAGTAGCTGGGGGCTACCTGAGGCAGAGGTGCGTCTGTTGGGGGCTCAGATCCTCCTGGCCCTGGAGAGTCTTCACCAGCAAGGTGTGGTGTGCCGAGACCTCAACCCAAAGAATATCCTGCTCACGAGTAATG GAAAGGTCTGCCTGACATTCTTTGGCCAGTGGAGTGAAGTTCAGTCAGAAATCAACTCTAAAGCTATGGACCAGATGTACTGTGCCCCAG AGATTGGAGGTGTGTCCAAAATCACAGAGGCTTGTGACTGGTGGAGTCTGGGGGCATTGCTGATTGAACTTCTTACTGGAATG CCCCTGTGGCAGTTCCACCCAGCCGGGGTGCATTCTCACACCCAGCTCCTGATCCCAGACCACCTGAGTACTGCAGCCGCCTCCCTGCTCACTGAG CTGCTGCAGTTTGATCCTGGTTATCGTTTGGGCTCTGGAGGCGGTGGTGTGAGTGACATCAAGTGTCACCCCTTCTTCAATGGTGTCTCCTGGAAGGCACTGTCAAGTTAA